Proteins from a genomic interval of Polaribacter sp. Q13:
- a CDS encoding glutamine synthetase III, with the protein MSRIRFSALQETLHRSPLKILQVEKRSTLFGQNVFNKYAMQQYLTNAAYQSVMNAIDVGTKIDRKIADQVAVSMKDWAMSKGATHYTHWFQPLTGATAEKHDAFFECINGGLAMEKFDGEQLVQQEPGASSFPNGGIRNTFEARGYTAWDPTSPAFVYESTLCIPTIFVAYTGEALDNKTPLLRALQAIDTHATAVCKYFDKNANKVNATLGWEQEFFLIDDALILSRPDLQFTGRTLIGHTPAKGQQLGDHYFGTIPARAMSFMQDLEQECMLLGIPVKTRHNEVAPNQFEIAPIFEEANLAVDHNSLLMDVMGKVSRRHRFKVLFHEKPFKDINGSGKHNNWSLTSDNGTNLLSPGKTPMKNLQFLTFFVNTIKAVYTYEELLMSSVATASNDYRLGAKEAPPTIMSVFVGKQLSAVLDELENVTKGKLSPQEKTDLKLNIIGKIPEILLDNTDRNRTSPFAFTGNKFEFRAVGSWANCAKPMTVLNTIVANQLKEFKIEVDALIDEKGLKKDEAIFNILREYIKDSKLIRFEGDGYGEAWEKEAKKRGLSNNKTTPEALKVRITKKVIDLFEEMKVMNSIELEARYEIDLEDYTKKIQIESRILGDMAKNSVVPTAIIYQNTLLENTKNLKEIFGGDYKNIAKEQIELIMIISNHITEINSLVNKMVDERRKANKLKGLKSAEHYCKKVKPFFEQIRYNCDKLETMVDDNLWPLNKYRELLFTK; encoded by the coding sequence ATGTCAAGGATTAGATTTAGTGCTTTGCAAGAAACCTTGCATAGAAGTCCATTAAAAATACTTCAAGTTGAAAAAAGATCAACACTATTTGGTCAAAATGTATTTAATAAATACGCTATGCAACAGTACCTTACGAACGCAGCTTACCAAAGTGTAATGAATGCAATTGATGTTGGAACTAAAATAGATCGTAAAATTGCAGACCAGGTTGCGGTTAGTATGAAAGATTGGGCAATGTCTAAAGGAGCAACGCATTATACGCATTGGTTTCAGCCTCTTACAGGTGCAACGGCAGAAAAACACGATGCTTTTTTTGAATGTATCAACGGAGGTTTGGCTATGGAAAAATTTGATGGAGAACAGTTGGTTCAGCAAGAACCAGGTGCTTCTAGTTTTCCTAATGGTGGAATAAGAAACACGTTTGAGGCAAGAGGTTACACGGCTTGGGATCCAACATCACCCGCTTTTGTTTACGAATCTACACTTTGTATTCCTACGATATTTGTAGCGTATACAGGGGAAGCCTTAGATAATAAAACGCCATTATTAAGAGCTTTGCAAGCTATAGATACACATGCAACTGCAGTTTGTAAATATTTTGATAAAAATGCGAATAAAGTAAATGCAACCTTAGGTTGGGAGCAAGAATTCTTTTTAATAGATGATGCTTTAATACTATCTAGACCAGATTTACAATTTACAGGCAGAACTTTAATTGGGCACACACCAGCAAAAGGGCAACAATTAGGAGATCATTATTTTGGAACTATTCCTGCTAGAGCAATGAGTTTTATGCAAGATTTAGAACAAGAATGTATGTTATTGGGCATTCCTGTAAAAACAAGACATAATGAGGTTGCACCAAATCAGTTCGAAATTGCACCCATTTTTGAAGAAGCAAATTTAGCGGTAGATCACAATTCTTTGCTTATGGATGTGATGGGAAAAGTGTCACGAAGACACAGATTTAAAGTTTTGTTTCATGAAAAACCTTTTAAAGATATTAATGGTTCGGGTAAACATAATAACTGGTCTTTAACCTCAGACAACGGAACAAATTTGTTAAGTCCGGGTAAAACACCCATGAAAAATTTGCAATTCTTAACCTTTTTTGTAAACACAATAAAGGCTGTTTACACGTATGAAGAATTGTTAATGTCTTCCGTAGCAACCGCTAGTAATGATTATAGGTTAGGAGCTAAAGAAGCACCACCAACAATCATGTCCGTTTTTGTTGGTAAACAATTATCGGCCGTTTTAGATGAGTTAGAGAACGTAACCAAAGGGAAACTTTCTCCACAAGAAAAAACAGATTTAAAACTGAATATTATTGGTAAAATACCAGAAATATTATTAGACAATACAGATAGAAACAGAACATCACCATTTGCATTTACAGGAAATAAATTCGAATTTAGAGCTGTAGGTTCTTGGGCAAATTGTGCCAAACCAATGACGGTTTTAAATACCATTGTTGCAAATCAATTAAAAGAATTTAAAATTGAAGTAGATGCTTTAATAGATGAAAAAGGTCTTAAAAAAGACGAAGCTATATTTAATATTTTAAGAGAATATATTAAAGATTCTAAATTAATTCGTTTTGAAGGCGATGGTTATGGCGAAGCTTGGGAAAAAGAAGCCAAAAAAAGAGGATTAAGTAATAACAAAACAACACCAGAAGCTTTAAAAGTAAGAATTACCAAAAAAGTAATTGATCTCTTTGAAGAAATGAAGGTGATGAATAGTATAGAGCTAGAAGCTAGATACGAAATAGATTTAGAAGATTATACCAAAAAAATTCAAATAGAAAGTAGAATTTTGGGAGATATGGCAAAAAATAGTGTAGTGCCAACAGCAATTATTTATCAAAATACCTTACTAGAAAATACTAAAAATTTAAAAGAAATATTTGGAGGCGATTACAAAAACATTGCAAAAGAACAAATTGAGTTAATTATGATTATTTCCAATCATATTACCGAAATTAATTCTTTGGTAAACAAAATGGTAGACGAGCGCAGAAAAGCAAACAAGCTTAAAGGCTTAAAAAGTGCCGAACATTATTGTAAAAAAGTAAAACCATTTTTCGAGCAAATACGCTATAATTGCGATAAGTTAGAAACTATGGTAGACGATAATTTATGGCCACTTAATAAATATAGAGAGTTGCTATTTACTAAATAA
- a CDS encoding glutamine synthetase beta-grasp domain-containing protein, producing the protein MAKIKLEYIWLDGYFPTQNLRSKTKVEEHEDFKGTIEELGLWSFDGSSTKQASGGASDCILKPVAIYPDPQRRNGYLVMNEVMNADGTPHESNARATIEDDDNDFWFGFEQEYFIMDTSTDLPLGFPRGGYPAPQGMYYCSVGGKNTHGRDFVEEHADICIDAGLNFEGINQEVASGQWEYQLFAKGAKKAGDEIWISRYLLDRLTEGRGMYIEYHPKPLGDTDWNGSGMHANFSNSILRECGSKDKYIEICEAFRPVVKEHIEIYGEFNDQRLTGKHETAAITDFSWGVSDRGASIRIPIIVVEKGYKGWLEDRRPSSNADPYKVAARIIKTVKPVK; encoded by the coding sequence ATGGCAAAGATTAAATTAGAATACATTTGGTTAGATGGGTATTTTCCTACTCAAAACCTTAGAAGTAAAACGAAAGTTGAAGAACATGAAGACTTTAAAGGGACTATTGAAGAATTAGGCCTTTGGTCATTTGATGGTTCATCTACAAAACAAGCTTCAGGAGGTGCTTCTGACTGTATTTTAAAACCAGTTGCTATCTATCCAGATCCACAAAGAAGAAATGGATATTTGGTTATGAATGAAGTAATGAATGCTGATGGAACTCCACACGAGTCTAACGCACGTGCTACTATTGAAGATGATGATAACGATTTCTGGTTCGGTTTTGAACAAGAATACTTTATAATGGATACAAGTACAGATTTACCATTAGGTTTCCCAAGAGGTGGTTACCCAGCTCCACAAGGAATGTACTATTGTTCTGTTGGTGGTAAAAATACTCACGGACGTGATTTCGTAGAAGAGCATGCAGATATATGTATTGATGCTGGTTTAAACTTTGAAGGAATTAACCAAGAAGTTGCATCTGGACAATGGGAATACCAATTGTTTGCAAAAGGAGCTAAAAAGGCAGGAGATGAGATTTGGATTTCTAGATACCTATTAGACCGTTTAACTGAAGGTAGAGGAATGTACATTGAGTACCATCCAAAACCATTAGGAGACACTGATTGGAATGGATCTGGAATGCATGCTAACTTCTCTAATTCAATATTAAGAGAATGTGGTTCTAAAGATAAGTACATCGAAATTTGTGAAGCTTTCCGTCCAGTAGTAAAAGAACACATTGAAATTTATGGTGAGTTTAACGACCAACGTTTAACTGGTAAGCATGAAACTGCTGCAATCACTGATTTCTCTTGGGGTGTTTCTGATAGAGGAGCATCAATCCGTATTCCAATTATCGTTGTAGAAAAAGGATACAAAGGATGGCTAGAAGATAGAAGACCATCTTCAAACGCAGATCCATATAAAGTTGCTGCAAGAATTATTAAAACTGTAAAACCAGTTAAATAA
- a CDS encoding pyruvate dehydrogenase complex E1 component subunit beta gives MKTVQFREAICEAMSEEMRRDESIYLMGEEVAEYNGAYKASKGMLDEFGAKRVIDTPIAELGFAGVAVGSAMNGLRPIVEYMTFNFSLVGIDQIINNAAKIRQMSGGQFNCPIVFRGPTGSAGQLGATHSQAFENWFANTPGLKVVIPSNPYDAKGLLKAAIRDDDPVIFMESEQMYGDKMEIPEGEYIIPIGVADIKRVGTDVTIVSFGKIIKEAYTAADELAKENISVEIIDLRTVRPMDHAAIITSVKKTNRLIILEESWPFASISTEITYRVQDEAFDYLDAPIKRITTADTPAPYSPVLLETWIPNYKDVIKAVKEVLYIK, from the coding sequence ATGAAAACAGTTCAATTCAGAGAGGCAATTTGTGAGGCAATGAGTGAAGAAATGCGCAGAGATGAAAGCATTTATTTAATGGGCGAAGAAGTTGCAGAATATAATGGTGCTTACAAAGCATCTAAAGGTATGTTAGATGAGTTTGGTGCAAAACGTGTTATAGATACACCTATTGCTGAACTTGGTTTTGCTGGAGTTGCAGTAGGTTCTGCTATGAATGGTCTTAGGCCAATTGTAGAGTATATGACTTTTAATTTCTCTTTGGTTGGTATTGATCAAATTATAAATAATGCTGCAAAAATTAGACAAATGTCTGGCGGACAATTTAATTGTCCTATTGTTTTTAGAGGTCCAACGGGTTCTGCTGGTCAATTAGGAGCAACACACTCACAAGCATTTGAAAACTGGTTTGCAAACACACCAGGTTTAAAAGTAGTTATACCTTCTAATCCTTATGATGCAAAAGGTTTATTAAAAGCGGCAATTAGAGATGACGATCCGGTTATTTTTATGGAGTCTGAACAAATGTATGGAGACAAGATGGAAATCCCAGAAGGAGAATATATTATCCCTATTGGAGTTGCAGACATAAAAAGAGTTGGAACAGATGTAACTATTGTTTCTTTCGGAAAAATTATAAAAGAAGCTTATACTGCTGCAGATGAATTAGCCAAAGAAAATATTTCTGTTGAAATTATTGATTTAAGAACAGTGCGTCCTATGGATCATGCTGCTATTATAACTTCAGTAAAAAAGACTAACAGATTAATTATCTTAGAAGAATCTTGGCCATTTGCAAGTATTTCTACAGAAATTACATACAGAGTGCAAGATGAAGCTTTTGATTATTTAGATGCTCCAATAAAAAGAATTACAACAGCAGATACACCTGCTCCATATTCTCCTGTATTATTAGAAACTTGGATACCTAATTACAAAGACGTAATAAAAGCAGTAAAAGAAGTATTGTATATAAAGTAA
- a CDS encoding electron transfer flavoprotein subunit beta/FixA family protein, producing the protein MKILVCISHVPDTTSKINFAENDTKFDTNGVQFVINPYDEFCLTRAMWFKEKQGASVTIVNVGGAETEPTLRKALAIGADNAIRVNVNPTDGFQVAKELAAVVKSGAYDLVLAGKESADYNGQMVPGMLATLTDFNFINGCVGIEVDGTNVSVQREIDGGNETLSTNLPLVIGGQKGVVEEKDLRIPNMRGIMMARKKPLQVIEAVGAEASTTIQSFEKLAPKGAVKLVDADNVDELISLLHNEAKVI; encoded by the coding sequence ATGAAAATATTGGTTTGTATTAGTCACGTTCCTGATACCACATCTAAAATTAATTTTGCAGAAAACGATACAAAGTTTGATACAAATGGAGTTCAGTTTGTAATTAACCCTTATGATGAGTTTTGCTTAACTAGAGCCATGTGGTTTAAAGAAAAACAAGGAGCTTCTGTAACAATTGTAAATGTTGGTGGGGCAGAAACAGAACCTACATTGCGTAAAGCCTTAGCAATAGGAGCAGATAATGCAATTCGAGTAAATGTAAATCCTACAGACGGGTTTCAAGTAGCAAAAGAATTAGCTGCCGTTGTAAAAAGTGGCGCGTATGATTTAGTATTGGCAGGAAAAGAATCTGCAGATTATAATGGTCAAATGGTTCCAGGAATGTTAGCAACTTTAACCGATTTTAATTTTATAAACGGTTGTGTTGGTATAGAAGTAGACGGCACAAATGTTTCTGTACAAAGAGAAATTGATGGAGGTAACGAAACTTTATCTACCAATTTACCTTTAGTTATTGGAGGTCAAAAAGGAGTTGTAGAAGAAAAAGATTTGCGCATACCAAATATGCGTGGAATTATGATGGCTCGTAAAAAACCTTTACAAGTTATAGAAGCTGTTGGTGCAGAAGCATCCACAACTATTCAATCTTTTGAAAAATTAGCACCAAAAGGAGCCGTAAAATTAGTAGACGCAGACAATGTAGATGAGTTAATTAGCTTATTACATAATGAAGCAAAAGTGATTTAA
- a CDS encoding electron transfer flavoprotein subunit alpha/FixB family protein, producing the protein MSVLVFAESSEGKFKKTALEVVSYGKKVAEQLGTNVVALTINASDSSELYTYGAEKVVSVTNDALNTFNAKQYAAVVTEVAKAQNATVVVVDSSIDGLYIAPIVAVNLEAGCVSNVVAAPSNTNPFTVKRKTFSNKALSNTVISTDHKVIGLAKNSFGIHENVVAGTTETFEATIVASKVKSEKVERVTGKVTIADADIVVSGGRGLKGPENWGMIEELASILGAATACSKPVSDLGWRPHSEHVGQTGKPVAANLYIAIGISGAIQHLAGINASKVKVVINTDPEAPFFKAADYGIVGDAFEVVPKLIEKLKAFKAS; encoded by the coding sequence ATGTCTGTTTTAGTTTTTGCCGAATCATCGGAAGGAAAATTTAAGAAAACTGCTTTAGAAGTAGTTTCATATGGAAAAAAAGTTGCAGAACAATTAGGTACTAATGTTGTTGCATTAACAATAAACGCAAGCGATTCATCAGAATTATATACCTACGGAGCAGAAAAAGTAGTTTCCGTAACTAACGATGCTTTAAATACATTTAACGCAAAACAATATGCAGCTGTAGTTACAGAAGTAGCAAAAGCACAAAATGCAACAGTTGTAGTTGTAGATTCTAGTATAGATGGTTTGTATATAGCACCAATTGTAGCTGTAAACTTAGAGGCAGGTTGTGTTTCTAATGTTGTAGCTGCACCATCAAACACCAATCCGTTTACTGTAAAAAGAAAAACTTTTTCTAACAAAGCCCTTTCAAACACCGTAATTTCTACGGATCATAAGGTTATCGGACTTGCAAAAAATTCTTTTGGAATTCATGAAAATGTTGTTGCAGGTACTACAGAAACTTTTGAAGCTACGATTGTAGCATCTAAAGTAAAATCAGAAAAAGTAGAAAGAGTTACTGGCAAAGTAACCATTGCAGATGCAGATATTGTTGTTTCTGGCGGTAGAGGTTTAAAAGGACCAGAAAACTGGGGCATGATAGAAGAATTAGCCAGTATTTTAGGTGCTGCAACAGCATGTTCTAAACCCGTTTCAGATTTAGGATGGCGTCCACACTCAGAACACGTTGGGCAAACAGGTAAACCTGTAGCAGCCAATTTATATATTGCCATTGGTATTTCTGGAGCAATTCAGCATTTGGCAGGAATCAACGCATCCAAGGTAAAAGTTGTAATTAACACAGACCCAGAAGCACCGTTTTTTAAAGCGGCAGATTATGGTATTGTTGGTGATGCTTTTGAAGTTGTACCAAAACTAATCGAAAAATTAAAAGCTTTTAAAGCGTCTTAA
- a CDS encoding bifunctional nuclease family protein, whose amino-acid sequence MSLIQLTIKGISYSQTQSGAYALVLSEMEGTRTLPIIIGAFEAQSIAIALETEIRPPRPLTHDLFKTFSDRFSVKVKEVIIHKLVDGVFFSSLVCEKDGVEEILDARTSDAIAIAVRFQAPIYTYENILEKAGIFLKIEEEFGIEDTLESEEDSLDLDALIIKKEASFSAVSLKELHEQLDSAVSDENYELAAKIRDEISKRS is encoded by the coding sequence ATGAGTTTAATACAATTAACTATAAAAGGTATTTCTTACAGTCAAACTCAAAGCGGTGCTTATGCGTTGGTTTTAAGCGAAATGGAAGGTACAAGAACTTTACCTATTATTATTGGAGCCTTCGAAGCACAATCTATTGCCATTGCTTTAGAAACAGAAATTAGACCTCCAAGACCACTTACACACGATTTATTTAAAACATTTTCAGACCGTTTTTCTGTCAAAGTAAAAGAAGTAATTATCCATAAATTAGTAGATGGTGTATTTTTTTCTAGCTTAGTTTGTGAAAAAGACGGTGTAGAAGAAATCTTAGATGCAAGAACATCAGATGCAATTGCTATAGCTGTTCGTTTTCAGGCACCAATATATACTTATGAAAATATTTTAGAAAAAGCAGGTATTTTTCTAAAGATAGAAGAAGAATTTGGTATTGAAGATACTTTAGAATCTGAAGAAGACTCTTTAGATTTAGATGCGTTAATCATTAAAAAAGAAGCTTCTTTTTCTGCTGTAAGTTTAAAAGAGCTTCATGAACAATTAGATAGTGCAGTTTCTGATGAAAATTACGAATTAGCTGCAAAAATTAGAGACGAAATTAGTAAACGCTCTTAA
- a CDS encoding NupC/NupG family nucleoside CNT transporter — MKKIFIAVFCLFSISIFSQNTETVSAVTEILPSQGFSLESLWRGILGIVSLIIISFLFSANKKAIDWKTVGLGLAFQLIIAIGVLKVSFIQHGFEFVGGIFVKVLDFTRAGSEFLFAGMVGDMNKFGFIFAFQVLPTIIFFSALTSLLFYLGIIQVIVKGFGIVLSKVLKISGAESLSVAGNIFLGQTEAPLLIKAYLEKMNKSEMLLVMIGGMATVAGAVLAAYIGFLGGDDPVLRLQYAKHLLAASVMAAPGAIIISKILYPQTESINTDVEVSSDKIGANILDAIANGTTEGLRLAVNVGAMLLVFVAFIAMINYGFTSLGSVTGINDWIVQNTAYKELTLEFILGYIFAPLMWLIGVAVEDMALMGQLLGIKLAASEFVGYIQLAELKNVANATHLTFNKSVIMATYMLCGFANFASIGIQIGGIGSLAPGQRKVLSEFGMKALIGGTIASLMSATIAGMIIG, encoded by the coding sequence ATGAAAAAAATATTTATTGCCGTTTTCTGCTTGTTTTCAATTTCAATTTTTTCTCAAAATACAGAAACAGTTTCCGCTGTAACAGAAATATTACCTAGTCAAGGTTTTTCTTTAGAAAGTTTGTGGAGAGGAATTTTAGGAATCGTGTCATTAATAATTATATCATTCTTATTTAGCGCAAATAAAAAAGCAATCGACTGGAAAACTGTTGGTTTAGGATTGGCTTTTCAATTAATAATTGCAATAGGTGTTTTAAAGGTAAGTTTTATTCAACATGGTTTTGAATTTGTAGGAGGTATTTTTGTTAAAGTTTTAGATTTTACAAGAGCTGGAAGTGAGTTTTTATTTGCAGGTATGGTAGGTGATATGAATAAATTTGGATTCATTTTTGCTTTTCAAGTTTTACCAACAATTATCTTTTTTTCTGCACTTACATCTCTTTTATTTTATTTAGGAATTATTCAAGTTATTGTAAAAGGTTTTGGTATTGTATTATCTAAAGTATTAAAAATTTCTGGAGCAGAAAGTCTGTCTGTTGCAGGAAATATTTTTTTAGGTCAAACAGAAGCTCCTTTACTAATAAAAGCTTATTTAGAAAAAATGAATAAGTCAGAAATGCTATTAGTAATGATTGGTGGTATGGCAACTGTAGCAGGTGCTGTATTAGCTGCTTACATAGGATTTTTAGGTGGTGATGACCCCGTTTTAAGATTACAGTATGCTAAACATTTATTAGCAGCATCTGTAATGGCGGCACCTGGAGCAATAATTATTTCAAAAATATTATATCCTCAAACAGAGAGCATTAATACTGATGTAGAAGTGTCTTCAGATAAAATTGGAGCTAATATTTTAGATGCAATTGCAAACGGTACAACAGAAGGTTTGCGTTTGGCAGTAAATGTTGGTGCTATGTTGTTAGTTTTTGTTGCTTTTATAGCAATGATAAACTATGGTTTTACATCTTTAGGTAGTGTAACTGGTATTAATGATTGGATTGTACAAAACACTGCTTATAAGGAGTTAACCTTAGAGTTTATTTTAGGATATATATTTGCGCCTTTAATGTGGTTAATTGGTGTTGCTGTAGAAGATATGGCACTTATGGGACAGTTACTAGGAATAAAATTAGCTGCTAGTGAGTTTGTGGGATATATACAATTAGCAGAATTAAAAAACGTAGCAAATGCAACGCATTTAACTTTTAATAAATCTGTTATTATGGCAACGTATATGTTGTGCGGTTTTGCCAATTTTGCTTCTATAGGTATACAGATTGGAGGAATTGGTTCTCTTGCTCCAGGTCAACGAAAAGTTTTATCAGAATTTGGAATGAAAGCCTTAATTGGTGGTACCATAGCTTCTTTAATGTCTGCAACAATTGCAGGTATGATTATTGGGTAA
- a CDS encoding thymidylate synthase: MHQYHDLVKHVLENGNEKGDRTGTGTKSVFGYQMRFDLSKGFPMVTTKKLHLKSIIYELLWFIKGDTNIKYLQENGVRIWNDWADENGDLGPVYGHQWRNWNSDEIDQLKDVISTLKNNPNSRRMMVSAWNPSVMPDTSVSFSENVANGKAALPPCHAFFQFYVADGKLSCQLYQRSADIFLGVPFNIASYALFTMMIAQVCGYEAGEFIHTFGDAHIYNNHKEQFDIQLARDIRPLPKMKINPAINNIEDFTFEDFELLDYTPHPHIKGKVAV, encoded by the coding sequence ATGCATCAATATCACGACTTAGTAAAACACGTTTTAGAAAACGGAAACGAAAAAGGAGATAGAACAGGTACCGGAACAAAAAGTGTTTTTGGCTATCAAATGCGTTTTGATTTAAGTAAAGGTTTCCCAATGGTAACAACCAAGAAATTACACTTAAAATCTATTATATATGAATTGCTTTGGTTTATAAAAGGCGATACAAATATTAAATACTTACAAGAAAATGGTGTAAGAATTTGGAATGATTGGGCAGACGAAAATGGAGATTTAGGTCCGGTTTATGGACATCAATGGCGTAATTGGAATAGTGATGAGATCGATCAATTAAAAGATGTAATTTCCACTTTAAAAAATAACCCTAATTCTAGAAGAATGATGGTTTCTGCTTGGAATCCGTCTGTGATGCCAGATACCTCTGTTTCTTTTTCGGAAAATGTAGCAAATGGAAAAGCAGCTTTACCTCCTTGTCATGCATTTTTTCAGTTTTACGTTGCAGATGGTAAATTATCTTGTCAGTTATATCAAAGAAGTGCAGATATCTTTTTAGGAGTTCCTTTTAACATTGCCTCTTATGCCCTATTTACTATGATGATTGCACAAGTTTGTGGTTATGAGGCTGGAGAATTTATTCATACTTTTGGAGATGCACATATCTATAACAACCATAAAGAACAATTTGATATTCAGTTAGCTAGAGATATTAGACCTTTACCAAAAATGAAAATAAACCCAGCAATAAATAATATTGAAGATTTTACTTTCGAAGATTTTGAGCTGTTAGATTATACCCCTCACCCTCATATTAAAGGTAAAGTTGCTGTATAA
- a CDS encoding isoamylase early set domain-containing protein — MAIKKQFLKSKPVCKVTFTVPAEEAKKVSVVGCFNEWNEKATPLKKLKNGSFKGTVDLESGKSYEFKYLIDGAYTNEQEADGLAWNDFAGAENSVLNL, encoded by the coding sequence ATGGCAATTAAAAAACAATTTTTGAAAAGTAAACCAGTTTGTAAAGTAACTTTTACTGTACCAGCTGAAGAAGCTAAAAAAGTATCAGTAGTAGGATGCTTTAACGAGTGGAATGAAAAAGCAACTCCTTTAAAGAAATTGAAAAATGGCTCTTTTAAAGGTACTGTAGATTTAGAATCTGGAAAGTCTTACGAGTTTAAATACTTAATAGACGGTGCTTACACAAACGAACAAGAAGCAGATGGACTTGCATGGAATGACTTTGCAGGAGCAGAAAATAGCGTGTTAAATTTATAA
- a CDS encoding dihydrofolate reductase, which produces MITIIAAIAKNNALGKDNDLIWHLPADLKRFKKITTGHYILMGRNTFESIGKPLPNRTTIIITRNKNYFKDGCLIANSIEEAITLVENKDDVFIIGGAQIYKETLQKGLADQLDITLVHKEFEADVYFPEIDLKIWKETNREDFTADDKNKFDYSFVTYTNLTR; this is translated from the coding sequence ATGATTACAATTATAGCGGCTATTGCAAAGAATAATGCTTTAGGTAAAGACAATGATTTAATTTGGCATTTACCTGCTGATTTAAAACGATTTAAAAAAATAACTACCGGACATTACATTTTAATGGGTAGAAATACTTTTGAGTCTATAGGAAAACCTTTGCCAAATAGAACTACCATTATAATTACCAGAAATAAAAACTATTTTAAAGATGGTTGTTTAATTGCAAATAGTATAGAAGAAGCTATAACGTTAGTGGAAAATAAAGATGATGTTTTTATAATTGGTGGCGCTCAAATTTATAAAGAAACCCTACAAAAAGGATTGGCAGATCAATTAGATATCACTTTAGTGCATAAAGAATTTGAAGCAGATGTTTATTTTCCGGAAATAGATTTAAAAATTTGGAAAGAAACAAACAGAGAAGATTTTACAGCAGATGATAAAAATAAATTTGATTATAGTTTTGTAACTTATACCAATTTAACCAGATAA
- a CDS encoding DUF6146 family protein: protein MKLIKQLILLFSIGIFFWACGSSPIKKNTSQTEEPVVIANDSLEYEVIIIDPGFTLFLNSVAQPEGYYSQSYLEARNRVWVLEWNNRARNLNQYNSSIYENIIDYQSTIDYGYDVNYKLFNYFLFAQKKYKMNLGGGFRTGRIR from the coding sequence ATGAAACTTATTAAACAATTAATCTTATTATTTTCTATCGGAATCTTTTTTTGGGCTTGTGGTTCATCACCTATAAAAAAGAATACTTCACAAACAGAAGAACCTGTTGTTATTGCTAATGATAGTTTAGAGTACGAAGTAATTATAATAGACCCTGGTTTTACGTTGTTTTTAAATTCTGTAGCACAACCAGAAGGATATTATTCTCAATCTTACCTAGAAGCTAGAAATAGAGTTTGGGTTTTAGAATGGAATAACAGAGCTAGAAACTTAAATCAATATAACTCTAGTATTTATGAAAACATAATTGATTATCAATCAACTATAGACTATGGTTATGATGTAAATTATAAACTTTTTAATTACTTTTTATTTGCCCAAAAAAAGTATAAAATGAATTTAGGTGGTGGTTTTAGGACTGGAAGAATTAGATAA
- a CDS encoding DNA-3-methyladenine glycosylase I, whose protein sequence is MKQRCFWVTNSELYKKYHDEEWGTPVYDDKTLFEFLILETFQAGLSWITILNKRENFRKAFDNFDYKKISKYPETKYESLLQDTGIIRNKLKIRSTITNAQLFIEVQQEYGSFSKFIWSYVNEKPIINKFEKKEDVPATTELSDKISKDLKKRGFKFVGSTVIYAFLQATGLVNDHTIDCFKYIN, encoded by the coding sequence ATGAAACAAAGATGCTTTTGGGTAACAAATAGTGAATTGTATAAAAAATATCATGATGAAGAATGGGGTACACCCGTTTACGATGATAAAACGTTATTTGAATTTTTGATCTTAGAAACTTTTCAAGCGGGTTTAAGTTGGATAACAATTCTAAATAAAAGAGAAAACTTTAGAAAAGCTTTTGATAATTTCGATTATAAAAAGATTTCAAAATATCCAGAAACTAAGTATGAATCTTTATTGCAAGATACAGGTATCATAAGAAATAAATTAAAAATACGAAGTACCATAACAAATGCTCAATTATTTATAGAAGTTCAGCAAGAATATGGTTCTTTTTCAAAGTTTATTTGGTCTTATGTAAATGAGAAACCTATTATCAATAAATTTGAAAAGAAAGAAGATGTTCCTGCAACGACAGAACTTTCAGACAAAATTTCTAAAGACCTAAAAAAACGTGGATTTAAATTTGTGGGATCTACTGTTATATACGCCTTTTTACAAGCCACAGGTTTGGTAAATGATCACACAATAGATTGTTTTAAATATATAAATTAA